TCCCCCTTAAAGGGCTCCAGCAACTTCTTTATTTAACCAGACAGCATATATTTGACAATGAACAGATGCCCAGGTGCTGTCAGTAATCCTTTTGTGTTTATGTACTTTATCTCACCAGCtagaatttaaattcaaacatgagaacattttttttttcatcagtcaAAACATACAACTTTATTGATGATACACAAATGAAGTCTTTGGTGGATAAATTCAAGACAAAACATATGACAGAAGTGTAGGCTATTTTTGATGGACAGGTTCACTGTCAATTTACATAGAGGAACcagtaaaaatatttccattcaagCAGCATGATTAAAGTCACAAATGTGTTTTCAGTACAAGAGGACTACTTATTTGGTATTCATAAAATGGTTCAGCATAAAGCTGGAGACTGTCACAGATAACATCACTCTGGATGATACATTATTCAAAACTGGCAGCTGAAAGGATCCCTTTACTAAATGAAAAGTGGAAAAGTAGTAACTTTCAATTTTCATTGCTTCCAGAATGGAAAACCAAGAAATTTCTTCAAGTCTTTTGACAGCACATAGCCAATCAGAATTTATCCACTAGTTTTATAACTTTCACTTTCACCAAGAGGTCATGGTGATCTGCTAAGGCTCGAATTTTCTTAACACACACTCCAGATGTAGTACATAAGTAAAACAGGGAACCTTTATTGAATTCTCTGTAGTTGAATACTTCTGCTCTGAGATTGTCATAGATGATCTCAAATAGAGTAAGGGCATTAATAAGAATTTCTGATTCCACATAGGAATTATAAAGAGAACTAAATGATGATGGCACTTGGGTGCTGAGCAGTTTTTTTAACATATCTGGGTTTTCAGCAAAATTcgaaagtattttcaaaatttcaaccTTGATTTTTCCACCTCCCTGAGATAACAAACGGAAAAAGTTTGCAATGGAGTTGACAAGCAGATGCTGGTAGTCATTGGTAATAGTCatgtttgttaaaaattttagTCCAACTACCTGTACTGCTGAGTTCAGGTTAGAGGCCATGATATCATCCATCACTTTATTCATGTATACCTGAAGTCGGCCCTGATTTTCATAGTTCTCACTCAGGTTATTCATGGCCATTAAGGCTTTTTCCTTAATGTGGGgatcagttttgttgatcatgTTTGCAATAATTGGGAGGCCTCCCAATTTGCGAATTGTGTCTTGGTTGCATGAATAGTTGGCATTGTTGCTCAGAGTGAGCAAAGCTACCTGTTGGATAAAAGGATCATCTGATTTTTGAAGCAAAGCAAGGACTTTCCTGAGGTCTCGGACACCAAGAATCTCATCTATTTCATAAGGAAAGGGGCGCTTCTGCATGGGAACaggtctcctccctctccctctctgctgggTTTCAGGCTCAGAATCTGACTCTGACTCTGTGTCAGTCCACCCAGACTCTCCTTCCTCAGAATCAGGGATCTCTGCCAGGAAAGCCTGTCCTCCATTAGCAGAGGCTGCAGCAGCTGCTGCAGCCCCATCCCCAGGGCGGAAGCCCAGCCCCAATTCGTCTACTTCaaccttgtttttctttcccttgcccttGCCCCCAGTCCGAGACTTGGTTCCCTTGGCTCCACCTTTAGGTACAGCTCCAGTGGCTGATCCAGCCTTAGGTATTGCGCCTGTATGAGCCCCAGGGGTCGCTTTCTTGTAGGCTGCTATTCTAGGAGATCCTGAAGTCCCAGGAGCCTCTGCAGCCCCAGTAGGCACTGTTACCCCAGAAGGCACTGGTGCTGCAGTAGGCGTTGCCCTTACAGGAGCCTCCACAGCCTCAGTAGGTGCTGGCGCCGTAGGAGGCATCACTGGCACCCTGGGAGGTGCTGCTAGCACCCCGGGAGCCTCTGCTGTGTCAAGGGCTTCTGGCAGTTTGGGAGCCCTTGTGATTGTGGGGGCCTCTACAGCCACGGAAGCCTCTGCCTCCCTGGGAGGTGGTGCCATtgaagaagctgctgtggccCTGACTACTGGTTCAGCTTTAGGTCCAACCCATATCCCTTCTACCTCCTGGACCTGATTTCCTgccccactctgagcctcagcactGGACACAGCTGGGGCCACTCCTTCAGGTCCAGCCATGTCCAGAGCAGAGGCTTCATCCTGGGCCCTGTCCTCGGCCTGAGTGTGGACTGGGGTGGGAGGGCCGAATCTTGGCCCAAGGTCAATTGTGAATCCGGCCCTTAGTCCAGCTCTAGACCTGGCTCCAGTCCCGGCCACAGCCCTTGTCTTGGGCTTGGCCAGTCTcttttttgtctggtttcttcCCCTGGCATATTTGTAGACACAGTACCAGGCACTAGCCCCAATCACTATCCCGGCGGCTACGCAGCCAGCATCTCGAACTCGGCTCATGGTGCAGCTGGAGTAATTCCCTGATCCAGTGCGTGGAGCTGGCTTGCCTAAATGGGATGCGTGCACGTCTGGGCAAGGCACTTCCACTCAGTCTCACGGGTTTTACCCAGGATGCAAGTTGAGAAGGACCTGGGGTAAAGGACAGAAATGAAGCTTAAGGCTTTGGCTAACTTCATGTCTAAACAAGGCTACTTAGAGGACTTGGAAACATAATGCTTCGTAAGTGGGCTGGTACCCAGACACAGATGTCAAGGCCTGTGTTTGCTGATACACGACCTTGGTTGTCCAAGGTTTTCTACACCTTCATCCCTAGCCAGCCCTACCCAATGCCAACACACAATTTCCTAGCACCTAAATGAGGGATGAGAGGCAGTATGGACGTTAGGAAACTTGTGGAGAGCAGTAAAAACAGTAGAGATCCCAGATTCTGCTCTGATCCTCCCACAGTCACCCCAAGGGTCCCCAGATGTTGCTCATACACATACCAACTTGCTGGAAGCAGGAGGAGTTTACTTTTTTCCACCAGGCTTGTACTTGTGCAGGGCCCCGAATTCAGACAGACCTGCAGAGAGATCCCAGAAAGGGTGCTTTGGAGCATTTGGTAGTTGGATTCAATTTCCTTTCTTGATTTGAACCCCTGTAGGCCATGTTTTTCCCTCTCAGGGatcctctttcccttcctaacCCTTCCTACTCAAAGCATTAATTAAGAAAGTGGATGACACACCCCTTTCTTTGCACCAGAAAGGACAGGCCCAAGGCAAGGGTATCTTGTAAAGAGGGAaaagatgggggaggaggggcctctCGTCCCATTCTCTGCTCTGGTTTCTGCCCCGTTCACACCAGGGGTTTCCAGACC
This region of Felis catus isolate Fca126 chromosome X, F.catus_Fca126_mat1.0, whole genome shotgun sequence genomic DNA includes:
- the ARMCX2 gene encoding armadillo repeat-containing X-linked protein 2, with amino-acid sequence MSRVRDAGCVAAGIVIGASAWYCVYKYARGRNQTKKRLAKPKTRAVAGTGARSRAGLRAGFTIDLGPRFGPPTPVHTQAEDRAQDEASALDMAGPEGVAPAVSSAEAQSGAGNQVQEVEGIWVGPKAEPVVRATAASSMAPPPREAEASVAVEAPTITRAPKLPEALDTAEAPGVLAAPPRVPVMPPTAPAPTEAVEAPVRATPTAAPVPSGVTVPTGAAEAPGTSGSPRIAAYKKATPGAHTGAIPKAGSATGAVPKGGAKGTKSRTGGKGKGKKNKVEVDELGLGFRPGDGAAAAAAASANGGQAFLAEIPDSEEGESGWTDTESESDSEPETQQRGRGRRPVPMQKRPFPYEIDEILGVRDLRKVLALLQKSDDPFIQQVALLTLSNNANYSCNQDTIRKLGGLPIIANMINKTDPHIKEKALMAMNNLSENYENQGRLQVYMNKVMDDIMASNLNSAVQVVGLKFLTNMTITNDYQHLLVNSIANFFRLLSQGGGKIKVEILKILSNFAENPDMLKKLLSTQVPSSFSSLYNSYVESEILINALTLFEIIYDNLRAEVFNYREFNKGSLFYLCTTSGVCVKKIRALADHHDLLVKVKVIKLVDKF